The proteins below come from a single Beutenbergia cavernae DSM 12333 genomic window:
- a CDS encoding bifunctional glycosyltransferase/CDP-glycerol:glycerophosphate glycerophosphotransferase yields MPEQIDPTSPLGPEPLFSVVTAVHNVERFLDAFTASLDAQTFSHDRFEIIAVDDGSTDASRAKLETWSRSTDIHVTVVSQENAGQGEARNRGIGLARGRWVTFPDPDDWLADDYLARVSTFIERNPTASMVATSRVMYFEAEDRIADTHPLVRMFGNGDQLVDLRRAPHHFHGSAPAAFVRREILQREAIAFDPRIRPNFEDGHFCCSYLLATEPLVGFVGSAKYYYRKRQDGSSTLQRSREDSGRYLSVPRYGYLDVLRQAAERHGEAPGWLQTFVLYELSWYFEEQARPTGGSPITHGEVAAGFLETLALISTYLQERWIESFNLRRFDREWRDILLHGFRGEPWHTPYVVLREFDGVRREQRIVYRYAGEAPTEELFVAGARVTPTAHKSRAIRYYDRTLLRERIAWVPVGGELQVWLDGAPVELRRSEPPTKPRALDVPPLRPADAQNGAPAGRAERLRYMLGAIRKDLRARERLVRAGARTRRARGEFQDAWTFMDRVRDADDNAERLFRYVRTHEPSINAWFVLDKRSPDWARLTKDGFGDRLVHYGSTRWTVLMLHTRHLISSHVDRAQHDPQPLVWWGPRTWDFTFLQHGVIKDDISRWLNTKRIDLFVTSTPGEHESVVGDDTGYKFTTKEAKLVGLARFDRLRELGAATPPAQRDLILVAPTWRSWLMSKDPRDVTGHSLVTADFFQSEFASNWLGFLKSDELARLARSSGKTVAFLPHPNLQPILDELDLPAHVQPLTFHGEDVQQFFARSAAFVTDYSSMAFNAAYIDRPVLYFQFDYDRVMRGGHTGREDYFQYGRDGFGPVAETLEDAIDALGKVAADGWRPSAEHDARIDRTFPERDGGCCARTVAAVRALEARGA; encoded by the coding sequence GTGCCCGAGCAGATCGACCCGACCTCGCCTCTCGGGCCGGAGCCCCTGTTCTCGGTGGTCACCGCCGTGCACAACGTCGAACGGTTCCTGGACGCGTTCACCGCGTCTCTCGACGCGCAGACGTTCTCGCACGACAGGTTCGAGATCATCGCCGTCGACGACGGCTCGACCGACGCCTCGCGCGCGAAGCTGGAGACGTGGTCGCGCTCGACGGACATCCACGTGACCGTCGTCTCGCAGGAGAACGCCGGGCAGGGTGAGGCTCGCAACCGCGGGATCGGCCTCGCGCGTGGCAGGTGGGTGACGTTCCCGGACCCCGACGACTGGCTGGCCGACGACTACCTCGCCAGGGTCAGCACGTTCATCGAGCGGAACCCGACGGCGTCGATGGTCGCCACCAGCAGGGTGATGTACTTCGAGGCGGAGGACCGGATCGCCGACACGCATCCTCTGGTGCGGATGTTCGGGAACGGCGACCAGCTCGTCGACCTCCGCCGCGCGCCGCACCACTTCCACGGATCGGCCCCCGCAGCGTTCGTTCGTCGGGAGATCCTGCAGCGCGAGGCCATCGCCTTCGACCCGAGGATCCGGCCGAACTTCGAGGACGGGCACTTCTGCTGCTCGTACCTGCTCGCCACGGAGCCCCTGGTCGGCTTCGTGGGGTCCGCGAAGTACTACTACCGCAAGCGTCAGGACGGATCCTCCACGCTCCAGCGCTCGCGGGAGGACTCCGGCCGGTACCTCTCCGTGCCGAGGTACGGATACCTCGACGTGCTCCGACAGGCCGCTGAGCGGCACGGCGAGGCACCGGGGTGGCTCCAGACCTTCGTGCTGTACGAGCTGTCGTGGTACTTCGAGGAGCAGGCGCGGCCGACCGGCGGATCGCCGATCACGCACGGCGAGGTCGCTGCCGGGTTCCTGGAGACTCTCGCGCTCATCAGCACGTATCTGCAGGAACGGTGGATCGAGAGCTTCAACCTGCGCCGCTTCGACCGGGAGTGGCGCGACATCCTGCTCCACGGGTTCCGCGGCGAGCCGTGGCACACGCCGTACGTCGTGCTGCGCGAGTTCGACGGCGTGCGCCGCGAGCAGCGCATCGTCTACCGCTACGCGGGCGAGGCACCGACCGAGGAGCTGTTCGTCGCCGGGGCACGCGTCACGCCGACCGCCCACAAGTCCCGCGCCATCCGCTACTACGACCGGACGCTGCTGCGCGAGCGCATCGCCTGGGTCCCGGTCGGTGGCGAGCTGCAGGTCTGGCTGGACGGGGCACCAGTCGAGCTCAGGCGCAGCGAACCCCCGACGAAGCCGCGAGCCCTGGACGTCCCCCCGCTGCGCCCGGCCGACGCCCAGAACGGCGCTCCCGCGGGACGGGCGGAGCGGCTGCGCTACATGCTCGGCGCGATCCGGAAGGACCTCCGCGCGCGCGAGCGCCTGGTGCGCGCCGGCGCGCGGACCCGCAGGGCGCGCGGTGAGTTCCAGGACGCGTGGACGTTCATGGACCGGGTCCGCGATGCGGACGACAACGCCGAGCGCCTCTTCCGGTACGTCCGGACGCATGAACCCTCGATCAACGCCTGGTTCGTGCTGGACAAGCGGAGCCCCGACTGGGCCAGGCTGACGAAGGACGGGTTCGGGGACCGCCTCGTGCACTACGGCTCGACGAGGTGGACCGTGCTCATGCTGCACACGCGACACCTCATCTCCTCGCACGTCGATCGCGCCCAGCACGACCCTCAACCGCTCGTCTGGTGGGGGCCTCGCACCTGGGACTTCACGTTCCTGCAGCACGGCGTCATCAAGGACGACATCTCGCGGTGGCTCAACACGAAGCGCATCGACCTGTTCGTGACGTCGACGCCGGGCGAGCACGAGTCCGTGGTCGGCGACGACACCGGCTACAAGTTCACGACGAAGGAGGCGAAGCTCGTCGGACTCGCCCGGTTCGACCGGCTCCGCGAGCTCGGCGCGGCCACACCTCCCGCGCAGCGGGACCTCATCCTGGTCGCACCCACGTGGCGGTCGTGGCTCATGAGCAAGGATCCGCGGGACGTCACCGGCCACAGCCTCGTCACCGCTGACTTCTTCCAGTCCGAGTTCGCCTCGAACTGGCTCGGATTCCTGAAGTCGGACGAGCTCGCCCGGTTGGCGCGGTCGTCCGGCAAGACCGTGGCGTTCCTTCCGCACCCGAACCTGCAGCCGATCCTCGACGAGCTGGACCTCCCTGCGCACGTGCAGCCGCTGACGTTCCACGGCGAGGACGTGCAGCAGTTCTTCGCGCGCAGCGCCGCCTTCGTGACGGACTACTCGTCCATGGCCTTCAACGCGGCCTACATCGACCGGCCCGTCCTCTACTTCCAGTTCGACTACGACCGAGTCATGCGTGGCGGGCACACCGGCCGCGAGGACTACTTCCAGTACGGTCGCGACGGCTTCGGCCCCGTCGCCGAGACGCTCGAGGACGCGATCGACGCCCTCGGGAAGGTCGCTGCCGACGGGTGGCGGCCGTCCGCCGAGCACGACGCGCGCATCGACCGGACGTTCCCCGAACGTGACGGGGGTTGCTGCGCACGCACTGTCGCAGCCGTCCGCGCGCTCGAGGCCCGCGGGGCATGA
- a CDS encoding FkbM family methyltransferase: MTDTPRDDRWVRVDAGGTSVQMFLPHVGSDYIQTRIRDTAAPYEGDMLDVMLELLGPGDLVLDVGANVGNHTLVLAAAGGCRVVAYEPQHELAAAIETSAQANDLADRVTVRPVAVGAAAARGRFSTILPTNRGGQAVERAEDDGEFAIVALDDETLPGAVAGMKIDVEGFELAVLRGARSILETDHPHLWIEAGTRDEFEQVREVLDDLGYVLAGSYNATPTHLFSHRSRALVPERLAAEVLRMARERYALITSRDNAWRRLTDAVDRQEWLTQQLAAASAAPSSEDADAMEQRYVRVALERAQAESRQLRTLHTRAAEKARSESAAAEVELAAARERIAELEAEVDHLSGRRVLLLADVVGRTVRRPREILAAPRAVGKILRRPRAERGQDAGSRGAPARTATRVASDAWLPPDQLHAAEARARRGAARLRATTGTRSRLRIAAIVDEFTARGLAADADLRNVRRHHWEADLAGFDPDLLFVESAWRGAEGTWHSAVDWYPPQLESLVAWCRERSIPTVFWNKEDPVHFDKYLKVAREADVVLTTDVDMVPHYVRELGHRRVGFLPFAAQPREHAPFTTRDRRAVAVFAGAYYRRYPDRMRDMDALLGGAADVLPVEIYDRNLGSTTPDNVFPPELARHVVGTLAPDEIDVAYQGGTVALTVNTVKASSSMLARRAYELLLSGTPTVSNYARGVRTMLGDLVPAHDGRREIADAVRRIVEDDAHRERLVASGVQKILREDTYAHRLDLVVATILGEEYAPRPRAVAVLAQVADEAALDRLLETLRRQRDVDVDAFVRTDGAAVRDAAAAAGLAVVDPADAAHASLADLTGGLPVAVLDTRDWYGPRYLFSLVGAHDFAPGHVVTKAGPFELSPSADDAVRHHRAAPYSHVDASLIDPRAALLPAPVTRRLSVADVLGDQLELGAAPALAVDAFDYCRDGGAAASRMAALTLGESLDTGVPVSELVGRASVLAAEVDLADDPLVVAPDDLPTSAPAGSNIRVARQRLGGVAFERTTGGADEVLWARGTFPVADLVHDGKLTVRLDGVGDLRMLLAVRLVDASGRRLWSKALPANSNQDIPLPDAASDVQVGVRLGGTGTAVMRRICLAPRSRVPRLVVRPRRTLLVTIAYPAHGDLYKHAFVHSRVTAYQSRGEPVDVFVLTENRPYTAYEFDGVDVQRGTIEDLTEIVTRGGYEHLAVHFMTRGIWTAVKDSLDDTRLTVWVHGSEVQPWWRREFNFTDEAALQQAKVLSEERLRLWREIADVGHPHVSYVFVSEYFRHEVETDLQRSLPAERRHIIPNPIDTDLFSYRAKSPDARHRVLTIRPYTSRKYANDLSVAAVLELAEEPWFDEMHFTFVGDGPLFEETLEPLRSFTNVTIRRGYLTPSEIAALHGDHGVFLSPTRMDSQGVSRDEAMASGLVPVTTRVAAVPEFVSEAEGHLTEPEDAQGLADALREIRRDADGFLRRSAASAARVRRQSSAVATIPLELDLLREIVGA; the protein is encoded by the coding sequence ATGACCGACACGCCTCGGGACGACCGCTGGGTGCGGGTCGACGCCGGCGGGACGAGCGTCCAGATGTTCCTGCCGCACGTGGGCTCGGACTACATCCAGACCCGCATCCGCGACACGGCCGCACCGTACGAGGGCGACATGCTCGACGTGATGCTCGAGCTCCTCGGCCCGGGCGACCTCGTTCTCGACGTCGGGGCGAACGTCGGGAACCACACCCTGGTTCTGGCCGCGGCCGGCGGGTGCCGGGTCGTGGCCTACGAGCCCCAGCACGAGCTGGCGGCGGCGATCGAGACGAGCGCCCAGGCGAACGACCTCGCGGACCGCGTGACCGTACGACCGGTCGCCGTCGGCGCCGCTGCCGCACGCGGCCGATTCAGCACGATCCTGCCGACCAACCGCGGCGGGCAGGCGGTGGAGCGCGCCGAGGACGACGGCGAGTTCGCCATCGTCGCGCTCGACGACGAGACCCTCCCGGGCGCCGTCGCCGGGATGAAGATCGACGTCGAGGGATTCGAGCTCGCCGTCCTGCGCGGGGCGCGCTCGATCCTCGAGACGGACCACCCGCACCTCTGGATCGAAGCAGGGACACGCGACGAGTTCGAGCAGGTCCGCGAGGTTCTCGACGATCTCGGCTACGTGCTGGCCGGGAGCTACAACGCCACCCCGACGCACCTCTTCTCGCACCGTTCGCGCGCCCTCGTCCCGGAGCGGCTCGCCGCCGAGGTTCTCCGCATGGCCCGGGAGCGCTACGCGCTCATCACCTCGCGCGACAACGCCTGGCGCCGCCTCACCGACGCCGTCGACCGGCAGGAGTGGCTGACGCAGCAGCTCGCCGCGGCGTCGGCAGCGCCGTCGTCCGAGGACGCCGACGCCATGGAGCAGAGATACGTGCGCGTGGCGCTCGAGCGCGCCCAGGCCGAGTCGCGGCAGCTCCGCACGCTCCACACCCGCGCGGCGGAGAAGGCGCGGTCGGAGAGCGCGGCGGCCGAGGTCGAGCTCGCGGCGGCCCGGGAACGGATCGCCGAGCTCGAGGCGGAGGTCGACCACCTCTCCGGACGGCGCGTGCTGCTGCTGGCGGACGTGGTCGGGCGGACCGTCCGTCGACCGCGGGAGATCCTGGCGGCACCGCGTGCCGTGGGCAAGATCCTGCGCAGGCCACGAGCGGAGCGCGGCCAGGACGCCGGCTCGCGAGGCGCACCGGCGCGCACCGCCACGCGCGTCGCCTCCGATGCGTGGTTGCCGCCTGACCAGCTGCACGCGGCCGAGGCCCGGGCACGTCGGGGCGCGGCGCGGCTGCGCGCCACCACCGGCACGCGATCACGCCTGCGCATCGCCGCGATCGTCGACGAGTTCACCGCCCGCGGCCTCGCCGCCGACGCCGACCTGCGCAACGTCCGGCGACATCACTGGGAGGCCGATCTCGCGGGGTTCGACCCTGATCTCCTCTTCGTCGAGTCGGCGTGGCGGGGTGCCGAAGGCACGTGGCACAGCGCCGTCGACTGGTACCCGCCGCAGCTCGAGAGCCTCGTCGCGTGGTGCCGCGAGCGTTCGATCCCGACGGTGTTCTGGAACAAGGAGGACCCGGTCCACTTCGACAAGTACCTCAAGGTGGCCCGTGAGGCCGACGTCGTGCTCACCACCGACGTCGACATGGTGCCGCACTACGTGCGCGAGCTGGGTCACCGCCGGGTCGGCTTCCTCCCGTTCGCGGCACAGCCCCGGGAGCACGCGCCGTTCACGACCCGGGACCGCCGCGCCGTCGCCGTGTTCGCCGGGGCGTACTACCGGCGGTACCCGGACCGGATGCGGGACATGGACGCCCTCCTCGGCGGTGCTGCCGACGTCCTCCCGGTCGAGATCTACGACCGCAACCTCGGCAGCACGACCCCGGACAACGTGTTCCCCCCCGAGCTGGCCCGTCACGTCGTCGGAACCCTCGCCCCGGACGAGATCGACGTCGCCTACCAGGGCGGCACCGTCGCGCTGACCGTGAACACGGTGAAGGCGTCGAGCTCGATGCTCGCGAGGCGTGCGTACGAGCTCCTGCTCTCCGGCACGCCGACCGTGTCGAACTACGCGCGCGGCGTGCGCACGATGCTCGGCGACCTCGTGCCGGCGCACGACGGACGGCGTGAGATCGCCGACGCGGTGCGCCGGATCGTCGAGGACGACGCCCATCGCGAGCGGCTCGTCGCCAGCGGCGTGCAGAAGATCCTGCGCGAGGACACGTACGCGCACCGCCTCGACCTCGTCGTGGCGACGATCCTCGGCGAGGAGTACGCCCCGCGCCCGCGTGCGGTCGCCGTCCTCGCGCAGGTCGCCGACGAGGCGGCGCTGGACCGGTTGCTCGAGACGCTCCGGCGCCAGCGTGATGTCGACGTCGACGCGTTCGTCCGAACCGACGGGGCGGCGGTCCGTGACGCCGCCGCGGCCGCGGGCCTCGCCGTCGTCGACCCGGCCGACGCCGCGCACGCCTCCCTCGCCGATCTGACCGGCGGCCTTCCGGTGGCCGTGCTCGACACCCGCGACTGGTACGGCCCGCGCTACCTGTTCAGCCTCGTCGGCGCCCATGACTTCGCGCCGGGCCACGTCGTGACGAAGGCGGGTCCTTTCGAGCTCAGCCCGTCGGCCGACGACGCCGTCCGGCACCACCGCGCGGCGCCGTACAGCCACGTGGACGCCTCCCTGATCGATCCCCGCGCTGCTCTGCTGCCGGCTCCGGTGACGCGACGTCTGAGCGTCGCCGACGTCCTCGGAGACCAGCTGGAGCTCGGCGCCGCCCCGGCGCTCGCCGTCGACGCGTTCGACTACTGCCGCGACGGCGGCGCCGCAGCCTCGCGCATGGCCGCGCTCACCCTGGGCGAGAGCCTGGACACCGGGGTGCCGGTCAGCGAGCTCGTGGGCCGAGCCTCTGTCCTCGCGGCGGAGGTCGACCTCGCCGACGACCCCCTCGTGGTCGCTCCCGACGACCTGCCGACGTCGGCGCCCGCCGGCAGCAACATCCGGGTCGCGCGCCAGCGGCTCGGCGGTGTCGCGTTCGAGCGGACCACGGGGGGAGCCGACGAGGTCCTGTGGGCCCGTGGCACGTTCCCCGTCGCCGATCTCGTGCACGACGGGAAGCTCACGGTCCGGCTCGACGGCGTCGGGGACCTGCGGATGCTCCTCGCGGTCCGTCTCGTCGACGCCTCCGGCCGCCGACTGTGGTCCAAGGCCCTCCCGGCCAACAGCAACCAGGACATCCCGCTGCCCGACGCGGCCAGCGACGTCCAGGTCGGCGTCCGCCTCGGCGGGACCGGCACGGCCGTGATGCGGAGGATCTGCCTGGCGCCGCGCTCCCGCGTCCCTCGGCTGGTGGTGCGGCCCCGCCGGACGCTCCTCGTGACCATCGCATACCCGGCGCACGGCGACCTCTACAAGCACGCGTTCGTGCACTCGCGCGTCACGGCGTACCAGAGCAGGGGTGAGCCGGTCGACGTCTTCGTCCTCACGGAGAACCGGCCGTACACGGCCTACGAGTTCGACGGCGTCGACGTCCAGCGGGGCACGATCGAGGACCTGACGGAGATCGTCACCCGCGGCGGCTACGAGCACCTCGCCGTCCACTTCATGACCCGCGGGATCTGGACGGCCGTCAAGGACTCCCTCGACGACACCCGGCTGACGGTCTGGGTCCACGGGTCCGAGGTCCAGCCCTGGTGGCGCCGGGAGTTCAACTTCACCGACGAGGCCGCCCTGCAGCAGGCGAAGGTGCTGTCCGAGGAGAGGCTCCGGCTGTGGCGGGAGATCGCCGACGTCGGGCATCCCCACGTCTCCTACGTGTTCGTCTCCGAGTACTTCCGTCACGAGGTCGAGACCGACCTCCAGCGGAGCCTGCCTGCCGAGCGGCGCCACATCATCCCCAACCCGATCGACACCGACCTGTTCTCGTACCGGGCGAAGTCTCCGGACGCGCGACACCGCGTCCTGACCATCCGGCCGTACACGAGCCGGAAGTACGCGAACGACCTGTCGGTCGCCGCTGTGCTCGAGCTCGCCGAGGAGCCGTGGTTCGACGAGATGCACTTCACGTTCGTCGGTGACGGCCCGCTGTTCGAGGAGACGCTCGAGCCGCTCCGGTCGTTCACCAACGTGACGATCCGCCGCGGCTACCTGACGCCGTCGGAGATCGCCGCGCTCCACGGCGATCACGGCGTCTTCCTCTCCCCGACGCGCATGGACAGCCAAGGGGTCAGCCGGGACGAGGCGATGGCCTCCGGGCTCGTGCCCGTGACCACCAGGGTCGCCGCCGTGCCGGAGTTCGTCAGCGAGGCGGAAGGCCACCTCACCGAGCCGGAGGACGCCCAGGGGCTGGCGGATGCCCTGCGTGAGATCCGGCGCGACGCCGACGGCTTCCTCCGGCGCTCCGCCGCCTCGGCCGCGCGCGTGCGGCGGCAGTCCTCGGCCGTGGCGACGATCCCGCTGGAGCTCGATCTCCTGCGCGAGATCGTCGGCGCGTGA